In Myxocyprinus asiaticus isolate MX2 ecotype Aquarium Trade chromosome 3, UBuf_Myxa_2, whole genome shotgun sequence, the following proteins share a genomic window:
- the pheta1 gene encoding sesquipedalian-1 produces MKLNERSVVHYATCSSPPDKTGFLFKKGERNTAYHRRWFILKGNMLFYFEEKESREPIGVIVLEGCTVELCESESEEFAFAIKFDCTKARVYKMAAESQAAMESWVKALSRASFDYMRLVVKELERQLEEVQEARSSQGKNRAKKHQPQVLGGATTGFRIAAPSIQNTAITGPSQLRGQMEEGLSALGSFSRENGVSWSKPTSMANGVSEGCVWDGDCSGRGDGVRPPPVPPRRKTNGGSLESPVSPGTECFSKLHDWYGKEVAELRIEWLQSQ; encoded by the coding sequence ATGAAGTTAAACGAGAGAAGTGTGGTGCATTACGCCACATGCAGCTCTCCTCCAGACAAGACGGGCTTCCTCTTTAAGAAAGGGGAACGGAACACGGCATACCACCGTCGCTGGTTCATTCTGAAGGGCAACATGCTCTTCTACTTCGAGGAGAAGGAAAGTCGAGAGCCGATTGGTGTCATCGTCCTCGAGGGGTGTACGGTGGAACTCTGCGAGTCTGAATCTGAAGAGTTTGCCTTCGCAATTAAATTTGACTGCACCAAAGCAAGGGTATACAAGATGGCCGCAGAGAGCCAGGCTGCTATGGAGTCTTGGGTCAAAGCTCTGTCACGAGCGAGTTTCGATTACATGCGGCTGGTTGTGAAGGAGTTGGAGAGGCAGCTAGAGGAGGTACAAGAAGCAAGATCTTCACAGGGGAAAAACAGGGCGAAGAAACACCAGCCACAAGTGCTGGGAGGAGCAACGACAGGCTTCCGAATTGCTGCTCCATCCATTCAGAACACTGCCATAACAGGTCCTTCTCAACTTCGTGGACAAATGGAAGAGGGGTTGTCTGCTTTAGGGAGTTTTAGTAGGGAGAACGGGGTGTCTTGGAGCAAGCCCACCAGTATGGCTAATGGTGTCAGCGAGGGTTGCGTCTGGGATGGGGACTGCAGTGGGAGAGGTGATGGAGTCAGACCACCTCCGGTTCCTCCGCGTAGGAAGACCAACGGCGGGTCACTGGAGAGCCCAGTTTCACCTGGCACAGAGTGTTTCTCCAAACTACATGACTGGTATGGCAAAGAGGTGGCTGAACTTCGAATAGAGTGGCTTCAGAGCCAATGA